The following are from one region of the Arcobacter defluvii genome:
- a CDS encoding DUF1566 domain-containing protein — protein sequence MKYLFVILIIFSFLDAKINRDSQKEVVIDDVAKLMWLDNISVIKTLKNHENAAKYCKEITHLGFNNWRLPKVEEYELIVDKTNTKTYINRAFKYNVPDGYWAAKAHWRTLWYYADYMHFISGTPYYDNRIKKKYVRCVRDY from the coding sequence ATGAAATATCTATTTGTAATTTTGATAATTTTTTCATTTTTAGATGCAAAAATTAATAGAGATAGTCAAAAAGAAGTGGTTATTGATGATGTTGCAAAACTTATGTGGCTTGATAATATTTCAGTTATTAAAACTTTAAAAAATCATGAAAATGCAGCAAAATATTGTAAAGAAATAACACATTTAGGATTTAATAATTGGCGATTGCCAAAAGTTGAAGAGTATGAGTTAATAGTTGATAAAACTAATACAAAGACATATATAAATAGAGCATTTAAATATAATGTTCCTGACGGTTATTGGGCAGCAAAAGCTCATTGGAGAACACTTTGGTATTATGCTGATTATATGCATTTTATAAGTGGGACACCGTATTATGATAATCGTATTAAGAAAAAATATGTTAGATGTGTAAGAGATTATTAA
- the dxr gene encoding 1-deoxy-D-xylulose-5-phosphate reductoisomerase, producing MILLGSTGSIGVNTLNIARKFDLNVEVLVAGRNIKLLNEQIREFKPKKVVIDRKEDISLVCHDNVSFGETAILEAIENSSSKTVVNALVGFLGLKPTLKAIECGKKIALANKESLVVAGKFIDQKNLSPIDSEHFGLWYLLQDKKIDSMMITASGGSFRDYPLDKLSNVSIKEALAHPNWSMGNKITIDSATMTNKMFELMEAAWLFDIRKLDAIIETKSLIHAFINFVDGSTTAHIANTSMQLPIAYAILGRCDEQILKPVNLIDIGNLEFKKIEVSRYPIWEIKDEILNNLDLGVVLNAANEVAVSKFLNSQIGFLDISKITMNAIKKFNNVNPTSIDEIFQIDKEVRKYCEL from the coding sequence TTGATACTTCTTGGAAGTACAGGTTCAATAGGCGTAAATACTTTAAATATTGCACGAAAATTTGATTTGAATGTTGAAGTTTTAGTTGCAGGAAGAAATATAAAACTGCTAAATGAACAAATAAGAGAGTTTAAACCTAAAAAAGTTGTTATTGATAGAAAAGAAGATATATCTTTAGTTTGTCATGATAATGTTTCTTTTGGAGAAACTGCTATTTTAGAAGCAATTGAAAATAGTAGTTCTAAAACAGTTGTAAATGCACTGGTTGGATTTTTAGGATTAAAACCAACATTAAAAGCTATAGAATGTGGTAAAAAAATTGCTTTAGCAAATAAAGAATCACTTGTTGTTGCTGGAAAATTTATAGACCAAAAAAATTTAAGTCCAATAGATAGTGAACATTTTGGGCTTTGGTATTTACTTCAAGATAAAAAAATTGATTCGATGATGATAACTGCAAGTGGTGGATCTTTTAGGGATTATCCACTTGATAAGCTTTCAAATGTTTCAATTAAAGAAGCTCTTGCCCATCCTAATTGGTCAATGGGAAATAAAATTACAATTGATAGTGCAACTATGACAAATAAAATGTTTGAATTAATGGAAGCTGCTTGGCTTTTTGACATTAGAAAACTAGATGCAATAATAGAAACAAAATCACTCATTCATGCTTTTATAAATTTTGTTGATGGAAGTACAACTGCACATATTGCTAATACTTCAATGCAACTTCCAATAGCTTATGCAATACTTGGTCGTTGTGATGAACAGATATTAAAACCTGTAAATTTAATTGATATTGGAAATCTTGAGTTTAAAAAAATAGAAGTTTCAAGATATCCAATTTGGGAAATAAAAGATGAAATATTAAATAATCTTGATTTGGGTGTAGTTTTAAATGCTGCTAACGAAGTTGCAGTATCAAAATTTTTAAATTCTCAAATAGGATTTTTAGATATTTCAAAAATTACAATGAATGCAATAAAAAAATTTAATAACGTTAATCCAACTTCAATAGATGAAATTTTTCAAATAGATAAAGAAGTGAGAAAATATTGTGAATTATGA
- a CDS encoding translation initiation factor SUI1: MSLADMLSKGLGSKLEGNSHDTVKEDKKNPKKSSNELIPKNQHQLVFTFEKRNGKPVTLIGRFYIEESEKKEVLKLLKKKLACGGAINNEWLEIQGDFKDKIKEILIKENWKFKN; encoded by the coding sequence ATGAGTTTAGCAGATATGTTATCAAAAGGATTAGGTTCAAAACTTGAAGGAAACAGTCACGATACAGTAAAAGAGGATAAAAAAAATCCCAAAAAATCTTCAAATGAATTAATACCAAAAAATCAACATCAACTGGTTTTTACATTTGAGAAAAGAAATGGAAAACCTGTAACTTTAATTGGAAGATTTTATATTGAAGAGAGTGAGAAAAAAGAGGTTTTAAAACTTCTAAAGAAAAAGCTTGCTTGTGGTGGAGCGATAAATAATGAGTGGCTTGAAATTCAGGGTGATTTTAAAGATAAAATCAAAGAGATATTAATAAAAGAGAACTGGAAATTTAAAAACTAA
- a CDS encoding thiazole synthase — protein MSDILKIGKYEFNSRLIVGSGKYKDFQTTKDATLASGSELITVAIRRVNITNPNEENLLDYFKDTNVKLLPNSAGCFTAEEAITTFRLMREATGIDIIKLEVIGDAQKTLYPDVIETIKACEILKKDGFTIMAYTSDDPIIAKRLEDAGADAIMPLAAPIGSGLGIQNRYNIAFIREAVKVPVIVDAGVGCASDATIAMELGAEAVLTNTAIACAQNPIAMAEAMKYAVIAGRLGYKAGRIPKKPYATASSPVDGLIQF, from the coding sequence ATGAGTGATATTTTAAAAATAGGTAAATATGAATTTAATAGTAGATTAATCGTTGGAAGTGGTAAATATAAAGATTTTCAAACAACTAAAGATGCAACATTAGCTTCAGGAAGTGAGCTAATTACAGTTGCAATTAGAAGAGTAAATATAACTAATCCAAATGAAGAGAATTTACTAGATTATTTTAAAGATACAAATGTAAAATTATTACCAAATAGTGCAGGGTGTTTCACAGCAGAAGAAGCAATTACAACTTTTAGACTGATGAGAGAAGCAACAGGAATAGATATTATTAAACTTGAAGTTATTGGTGATGCTCAAAAAACTTTGTATCCAGATGTAATTGAAACAATCAAAGCTTGTGAAATCTTAAAAAAAGATGGCTTTACAATCATGGCTTATACAAGTGATGATCCAATTATTGCAAAAAGATTAGAAGATGCAGGTGCAGATGCTATTATGCCATTAGCTGCACCAATTGGTTCAGGACTTGGAATCCAAAATAGATATAATATTGCCTTTATTAGAGAAGCTGTAAAAGTTCCTGTTATTGTTGATGCTGGTGTTGGGTGTGCTTCAGATGCTACAATCGCAATGGAATTAGGTGCAGAAGCTGTTTTAACTAACACAGCGATAGCTTGTGCCCAAAATCCAATTGCTATGGCAGAAGCAATGAAATATGCAGTAATTGCAGGAAGACTTGGTTATAAAGCAGGAAGAATCCCTAAAAAGCCTTATGCAACAGCTAGTTCTCCAGTTGATGGGTTGATTCAATTTTAG
- a CDS encoding NAD(P)H-hydrate dehydratase has protein sequence MQKIFDEVNSLDKRCYEGFFLNEDILMEHAAFSMYSYIENIFEENKSVLIVCGTGNNGADGLALARLLHKKFDVSLYLASEPKSSMAKLQYKRVKTLNIKEVNELFEADIVVDCLFGTGLNKPLSEKYLNLIDTLNSYNSFKIACDIPSGINHFGQINNSTFEADVTITMGALKTSLFSDFAKDYIGEIIVSNLGVQREIYETQTNKFLLDESDMNLPFRNKKNSHKGSYGHLNVVAGCKKGAGIIAAKAAFGFGAGLVSVVCHENLDLPYHIMQTHFISENCTAIAIGMGLGKYETDEIRKILNKDVSKIIDADLFYDKLICEVLDQEIVLTPHPKEFISLLKLCEIADISVQELQNNRFLYVEKFCKKYPNVVLLLKGANVIIAQSEKLYVNSFGSAVLSKGGSGDVLSGLIGSLLAQGYKPLEAAISASLAHAFGARNYKKNNYSLIPSDLIEEIKKL, from the coding sequence ATGCAAAAAATATTTGATGAGGTAAATTCTTTAGATAAAAGATGCTACGAAGGGTTTTTCTTGAATGAAGATATTTTAATGGAGCATGCAGCTTTTAGTATGTACTCTTACATAGAAAATATCTTTGAAGAAAATAAATCAGTATTGATTGTTTGCGGAACTGGAAATAATGGAGCTGATGGTTTAGCTCTTGCTAGACTTTTACATAAAAAATTTGATGTAAGTTTATATCTTGCAAGTGAACCAAAATCTTCTATGGCAAAACTTCAATACAAAAGAGTTAAAACTTTAAATATAAAAGAAGTAAATGAACTATTTGAAGCTGATATTGTAGTAGATTGTTTGTTTGGAACAGGTTTAAACAAACCACTTAGTGAAAAATATTTAAATCTAATTGATACTTTAAATTCTTATAACTCTTTTAAAATAGCTTGTGATATTCCAAGTGGAATAAATCATTTTGGACAAATAAACAATTCAACTTTTGAAGCAGATGTTACTATTACTATGGGAGCATTAAAAACTTCGCTTTTTAGTGATTTTGCAAAAGATTATATTGGTGAAATAATCGTGTCAAATCTTGGTGTTCAAAGAGAGATTTACGAAACACAAACTAATAAATTTTTATTAGATGAAAGTGATATGAACTTGCCTTTTAGAAATAAAAAAAATTCTCATAAAGGTTCATATGGACATTTAAATGTAGTTGCAGGTTGTAAAAAAGGTGCGGGAATAATTGCAGCAAAAGCAGCTTTTGGATTTGGAGCTGGACTTGTAAGTGTAGTTTGTCATGAAAATCTTGATTTACCTTATCATATTATGCAAACTCATTTTATTAGTGAAAACTGTACAGCAATTGCAATTGGTATGGGTTTAGGAAAATATGAAACAGATGAAATAAGAAAAATTTTAAATAAAGATGTATCAAAAATAATTGATGCTGATTTATTTTATGATAAATTAATTTGTGAAGTTTTAGACCAAGAAATAGTTTTAACTCCTCATCCAAAAGAGTTTATATCTTTATTAAAACTTTGTGAAATAGCTGATATATCTGTACAAGAGTTACAAAATAATAGATTTTTATATGTTGAAAAGTTTTGTAAAAAATATCCAAATGTGGTTTTACTATTAAAAGGTGCAAATGTAATTATTGCTCAAAGTGAAAAACTTTATGTAAATAGTTTTGGAAGTGCAGTTTTAAGTAAAGGTGGAAGTGGTGATGTTTTAAGTGGTCTTATAGGTTCTTTATTAGCTCAAGGTTATAAGCCACTTGAAGCAGCAATAAGTGCAAGTTTAGCACATGCTTTTGGTGCTAGAAATTATAAAAAGAACAATTACTCTTTAATACCTTCTGATTTAATTGAAGAGATTAAAAAATTATGA
- the tsaD gene encoding tRNA (adenosine(37)-N6)-threonylcarbamoyltransferase complex transferase subunit TsaD has product MILSIESSCDDSSISITKIETNELIYHKKISQELQHSVYGGVVPELAARLHIEALPKILEECKEYFPKLKAIAVTNAPGLSVTLMEGVTMAKALSISLNLPLIAVNHLKGHIYSLFIEKEAVLPITVLLVSGGHTQIIEANSLTDMKVIATTIDDSFGESFDKVAKMLGLGYPGGPVVQEYSLKGDANRFELPIPLSQSPKIEFSYSGLKNAVRLHIEKLENREFGIIEQDKYDICASFQKTAVDHILQKLKKQFKQEVPKNFAIVGGASANIYLRAQIDELCKKHNMNLYLSELKYCSDNAAMIGRVAVEQYKVKDFISIEEIDIQTRIKEF; this is encoded by the coding sequence ATGATTTTAAGTATAGAAAGTAGTTGTGATGATAGTTCTATTTCAATTACAAAAATAGAAACAAATGAATTAATCTATCATAAAAAAATATCTCAAGAATTACAGCATAGTGTTTATGGAGGAGTAGTTCCAGAGCTTGCAGCTAGGCTTCATATTGAAGCACTTCCTAAAATACTTGAAGAGTGTAAAGAGTATTTTCCTAAACTTAAAGCAATAGCTGTTACAAATGCTCCTGGTCTTTCTGTTACACTTATGGAAGGTGTAACAATGGCAAAAGCTTTAAGTATTTCTTTAAATCTTCCTTTAATTGCAGTAAATCATTTAAAAGGTCATATTTATTCACTTTTTATAGAAAAAGAAGCTGTTCTTCCTATTACTGTTTTATTAGTTTCAGGGGGACATACACAAATTATTGAAGCAAATAGTTTAACTGATATGAAAGTTATTGCAACTACGATTGATGATAGTTTTGGTGAGAGTTTTGATAAAGTTGCTAAGATGTTAGGACTTGGTTATCCAGGTGGTCCCGTTGTTCAAGAGTATTCTTTAAAAGGTGATGCAAATAGATTTGAGTTACCAATTCCACTTAGTCAAAGTCCAAAAATAGAGTTTAGTTATAGTGGACTTAAAAATGCAGTTAGACTTCATATTGAAAAACTTGAAAATAGAGAATTTGGAATTATCGAACAAGATAAATATGATATCTGCGCAAGTTTTCAAAAAACAGCAGTTGACCATATTTTGCAAAAACTAAAAAAACAATTTAAACAAGAAGTTCCAAAAAACTTTGCAATTGTTGGAGGCGCTAGTGCAAATATTTATTTAAGAGCACAAATAGATGAACTTTGCAAAAAGCACAATATGAACTTATATCTTAGTGAACTTAAATATTGTAGTGATAATGCAGCAATGATTGGACGAGTTGCAGTTGAACAGTACAAAGTAAAAGATTTTATAAGTATAGAAGAAATTGATATACAAACAAGAATAAAGGAGTTTTGA
- a CDS encoding helix-turn-helix domain-containing protein translates to MNINLEALEQIPNIYKLLLQLNEKIENRVEKRWLSTTETAHYLGYSKDSIDFMVKKGEFIVNIHYYQVERKRMFDKESLDKWVMGITSNNDYMKNQIDTTIEEIISSIAA, encoded by the coding sequence ATGAATATAAATTTAGAAGCATTAGAGCAAATTCCTAATATTTATAAACTACTTTTACAATTAAATGAAAAAATAGAAAATAGAGTTGAGAAAAGATGGTTATCAACAACTGAAACTGCTCACTATTTAGGTTATTCAAAAGATTCTATTGATTTTATGGTTAAAAAAGGTGAGTTCATTGTAAATATTCATTATTACCAAGTTGAAAGAAAAAGAATGTTTGACAAAGAATCCCTTGATAAATGGGTTATGGGAATTACTTCTAACAATGATTATATGAAAAACCAAATTGATACTACTATAGAAGAAATAATTTCTTCTATAGCCGCTTAA
- a CDS encoding tyrosine-type recombinase/integrase, with the protein MKLYVKKSKNKDGFKETLWVDFTHNGIRYRKPLNLDNTPANKKLAEKSIIPKLHYKIISGEFFKNIMPTVDECMKKSFELQSSNRKTFTQNDYKSKYEKHLKPIFGNKKIDTIKGTDITLWQNKMIEQGYAIKTIKGVRGILSTMYEDAMRDEIVSKNPIRLASQLSTRNRVKDVEDIEPFTMEQIQKLISNCENQQMKNFYMFLFTTGVRGGEAIGLEWKNVDFFNKTIEIKSQVGRGVIGSPKWDSFRTIPIIDSLIPFLKSQFKITGKQNSYVFINNEGTHFWDISKIRGNYWKKDLEKSDIPYRKIHNTRHTFCSTMISSGEDVNYVSKIAGHSSTKMTLEVYSKYIPNKNRNFGKIFNESF; encoded by the coding sequence ATGAAACTATATGTGAAAAAATCAAAAAATAAAGATGGTTTTAAAGAAACTCTATGGGTTGATTTCACTCATAATGGAATTAGATATAGAAAACCTTTAAACCTTGACAATACACCTGCTAATAAAAAATTAGCAGAAAAATCAATAATACCCAAATTACACTATAAAATTATAAGTGGGGAGTTCTTTAAAAATATAATGCCAACAGTTGATGAATGTATGAAAAAATCTTTTGAACTTCAAAGTTCAAACAGAAAAACATTTACACAAAATGATTATAAAAGTAAATATGAGAAACATTTAAAACCTATTTTTGGGAATAAAAAAATTGATACTATAAAAGGAACTGACATAACTTTATGGCAGAATAAAATGATTGAACAAGGGTATGCTATTAAAACCATAAAAGGGGTTAGAGGAATACTTTCAACAATGTATGAAGACGCAATGAGAGATGAAATTGTTTCAAAAAATCCAATTAGACTAGCAAGTCAATTATCAACTAGAAATAGAGTTAAAGATGTTGAAGATATTGAACCTTTTACTATGGAACAAATTCAAAAGTTAATTTCTAATTGTGAAAATCAACAAATGAAAAACTTTTATATGTTTTTATTTACAACAGGAGTAAGAGGTGGAGAAGCAATAGGTTTAGAATGGAAAAATGTAGATTTTTTTAATAAAACTATTGAAATTAAATCACAAGTTGGAAGAGGTGTAATTGGTTCTCCAAAATGGGATTCATTTAGAACTATTCCAATTATTGATAGTTTAATACCTTTTCTAAAAAGTCAATTTAAAATAACTGGAAAACAAAATTCTTATGTATTTATAAATAATGAGGGAACTCATTTTTGGGATATTTCAAAAATTAGAGGAAATTACTGGAAAAAAGATTTAGAAAAATCAGATATTCCATATAGAAAGATACATAATACAAGACACACATTTTGTTCAACAATGATTTCAAGTGGGGAAGATGTAAATTATGTTAGTAAAATTGCTGGACATTCTTCAACTAAAATGACACTTGAAGTTTATTCAAAATATATTCCTAATAAAAATAGGAACTTTGGAAAAATATTTAATGAAAGTTTTTGA
- a CDS encoding phosphatidate cytidylyltransferase, with translation MSEIINESSTRIKTGIVLILAMLILGYIDSYFLFWLVFGIMLMISISESKKLYSLKSDSIYVYTALLWFAAFFYPMPIDLIFIVAIGYASQLAYKRTLNQKLFLPLLYPTASFLFLLTLYSEYGVMTLLWLLVIVASTDIGAYFVGRTFGKTKFCETSPNKTVEGVIGGIAFAVVLGTLSSINEISIIGAIIVSAIVSFASVFGDLFESYLKREAGLKDSGSILPGHGGILDRTDGYLFGAIAMLVILRIII, from the coding sequence ATGTCTGAGATAATAAACGAGAGTTCAACTCGTATAAAAACAGGAATTGTTTTAATTTTAGCTATGTTAATACTTGGCTATATTGATTCATATTTTTTATTTTGGTTAGTATTTGGAATTATGTTAATGATTTCAATTTCTGAATCAAAAAAATTATATAGTTTAAAAAGTGATAGTATTTACGTTTACACTGCTTTATTGTGGTTTGCAGCATTTTTTTATCCAATGCCTATTGATTTGATTTTTATTGTAGCAATTGGTTATGCTTCACAATTAGCTTATAAAAGAACATTGAATCAAAAACTGTTTTTGCCTCTTTTGTATCCCACAGCATCATTTTTATTTTTATTGACGCTTTATAGTGAGTATGGAGTAATGACTCTTTTATGGTTATTGGTAATTGTTGCAAGTACTGATATTGGAGCTTATTTTGTTGGTAGAACATTTGGAAAAACAAAATTTTGTGAAACAAGTCCAAATAAAACAGTTGAAGGTGTAATTGGCGGAATTGCATTTGCTGTTGTTTTAGGAACATTATCTTCTATTAATGAAATAAGTATCATTGGCGCAATAATTGTTTCAGCTATTGTATCTTTTGCTTCAGTATTTGGTGATTTATTTGAAAGTTACTTAAAAAGAGAAGCAGGATTAAAAGATAGTGGTTCTATTTTACCAGGTCATGGTGGAATTTTAGATAGAACAGATGGCTATTTATTTGGTGCAATTGCGATGCTTGTAATTTTAAGGATAATCATTTGA
- a CDS encoding RBBP9/YdeN family alpha/beta hydrolase: MSKRVLILHGLGGSDYPHWQSQLAMDLIKENYVVSFPIFPSRNNPKLEEWKEFLKNEIKHFKPDIVVCHSLANILWFHTCDEFDIKLDKLMLVAPVRNEVLEDAKTFFPYPIVKDLKACEIIMASSTNDPYMSLEEAIELQSKLNIGMKIMENAGHINAASGFGKLDCALDWIKRVDECEINKEQK, encoded by the coding sequence TTGAGTAAAAGAGTATTAATACTTCATGGACTTGGAGGAAGTGATTATCCTCATTGGCAATCACAACTTGCAATGGATTTAATTAAAGAAAATTATGTAGTTTCATTTCCTATATTTCCAAGTAGAAATAACCCAAAGTTAGAAGAATGGAAAGAGTTCTTAAAAAATGAAATAAAACATTTTAAACCTGATATTGTAGTTTGTCACTCTTTGGCAAATATATTATGGTTTCATACATGTGATGAGTTTGATATAAAACTTGATAAATTGATGCTTGTTGCACCTGTTCGAAATGAAGTTTTAGAAGATGCAAAAACATTTTTTCCATATCCAATAGTAAAAGATTTAAAAGCTTGTGAAATTATAATGGCATCATCAACAAATGATCCTTATATGAGTTTAGAAGAAGCAATTGAACTTCAATCAAAACTAAATATCGGTATGAAGATTATGGAAAATGCAGGACATATAAATGCTGCTTCTGGATTTGGTAAACTTGATTGTGCACTTGATTGGATAAAACGAGTTGATGAATGTGAAATTAATAAAGAGCAAAAATGA
- the cutA gene encoding divalent-cation tolerance protein CutA codes for MKAIIVQTTCSSKEEAKNIAKILIEEKLAACVQLSEIESLYNWKEKFCSDNETLLNIKTRKDNFDKIKSKILELHSYDLPEIIQLDIANASEEYLKFIGENTI; via the coding sequence ATGAAAGCAATTATAGTTCAAACAACTTGTTCTTCTAAAGAAGAGGCTAAAAATATAGCAAAGATTTTGATAGAAGAAAAACTTGCAGCTTGTGTACAGTTGAGTGAAATAGAATCCTTATATAATTGGAAAGAAAAATTCTGTAGTGATAATGAAACACTTTTAAATATAAAAACAAGAAAAGATAATTTTGACAAAATTAAAAGCAAAATATTAGAATTACATAGTTATGATTTGCCTGAAATTATTCAACTCGATATTGCAAATGCAAGTGAAGAATATTTAAAATTTATAGGAGAAAATACAATATGA